Part of the Streptomyces sp. NBC_00457 genome, CCACCACGGTCACCAGCAGGGCGACGAGAGCCCCTTCTCGCACATGGCGCTGGACACCGACTACCCGGCGGCCGAGGTGGTCCGCACCGGCCGCGCCGTCTATCTGTCCACGCCCGAGGAGTACAAGACCCGCTACCCGGTCACCTGGCCGCTGGCCCAGAACTTCGGCCGTCAGTCGTGGGCGTTCCTGCCGCTGACCGTGGCCGGACGGACGATGGGCGCCTGGATGGCGGCCTTCGCCTACCCCGTCGCGTTCACACCGGACGAGCGGTCCGTGCTGACGACGGTGGCCCGCATGCTCGCGCAGGCCCTGTCCCGGGCCGGGCTCGCCGAGTCGGAGCGGGAGCTGACGGACGGCCTCCAGCGCTCGATGCTGCCGACGCTCGGCCCCGAGATACCGGGCATGAGCGTCGCCGCACGCTATGTGCCGACCGGCGGCGGCCTCCAGGTGGGCGGCGACTGGTACGACATGATCCCGCTGCCCTCCGGCCGGTTCGCGTTCGTCATCGGCGACGTCCAGGGCCATGACGTGCGGGCGGCCGGCCTGATGGGGCAGCTCCGGATAGCGCTCAGGGCGTACGCCTCCGAGGGCCACCGCCCCGACGCGGTGCTCTCCCGCGCCTCCCGCTTTCTGCACGGCATCACCTCCGACGGCGACGACCTGCGCTTCGCGACCTGCCTGTACGCCGAGGCCGATCCCGTGACCGGGACCCTGGACATCGCCCGCGCCGGGCACCCCGACCCGGCGATCCGGATGGCGGACGGCACGGTCATGGCGCGGCCCACGGAGGGCGGCCTGCCGCTCGGCATCGACCCGGACGCCGACTACCCGACGACCCGGTTCACCCTGGAACCCGGCGAGACCATGATGATCTGCACGGACGGCCTGATCGAGACCGGCGGGCACGACCTGGAGACCGGCTGGCTGCGGATCCGCGCCATCCTGGAAGAGCACAAGGGCGACCTGGAGGAACTCGCCGACTCCCTGGTCCAGGCGGTGCACGGCCCCTCCTCCCACTACACCACCGGCCCGCTGGCCGACCGCCGCGAGGACGACATCGCGCTGCTGCTGCTGTGCCGGCAGGGGGAGGGCTGCGGCTGCGAGGACACGGCGGTCGTCAAGCGTCCCACCGTTCGGCGCACGATGCTCTCGGTGGCCCAGGCCGAGCCCGAGCGGGTCGCCACCGCCCGCCAGCAACTCCGCGAGCTCCTCCACGACTGGGCCTCCCCCGACCAGGTCGACTCGGCCGTTCTGCTGCTGTCCGAGATGCTCACCAACGTCCTCGTCCACAC contains:
- a CDS encoding SpoIIE family protein phosphatase, which produces MRTGEPLPAVGEVLAALATGLWHWNTATRLVTVDAETARLLGLPAERCTLSQAQVRARLHPVDWNEISGVIQLAVAEGTLGEVRVRIMDERGQIIRVGRSRFHASFDREKRSYEVTGSLQEVTDPSPGTTAGRAVTGDWRRSREAFLLDAGRALAEARSTAEVLRVAAGLSMPGFSPDGLAVFGVEGDRLTIIGHHGHQQGDESPFSHMALDTDYPAAEVVRTGRAVYLSTPEEYKTRYPVTWPLAQNFGRQSWAFLPLTVAGRTMGAWMAAFAYPVAFTPDERSVLTTVARMLAQALSRAGLAESERELTDGLQRSMLPTLGPEIPGMSVAARYVPTGGGLQVGGDWYDMIPLPSGRFAFVIGDVQGHDVRAAGLMGQLRIALRAYASEGHRPDAVLSRASRFLHGITSDGDDLRFATCLYAEADPVTGTLDIARAGHPDPAIRMADGTVMARPTEGGLPLGIDPDADYPTTRFTLEPGETMMICTDGLIETGGHDLETGWLRIRAILEEHKGDLEELADSLVQAVHGPSSHYTTGPLADRREDDIALLLLCRQGEGCGCEDTAVVKRPTVRRTMLSVAQAEPERVATARQQLRELLHDWASPDQVDSAVLLLSEMLTNVLVHTDADALLLAEITGEAGIRRLHVEVTDTSDDLPHKRRPGELASSGRGLMLIELLANAWGVDPRGEGKSIWFELYEEQGAAQ